One segment of Salvelinus fontinalis isolate EN_2023a unplaced genomic scaffold, ASM2944872v1 scaffold_2487, whole genome shotgun sequence DNA contains the following:
- the LOC129850924 gene encoding acidic amino acid decarboxylase GADL1-like translates to MIPAEFEKQVQRAKDEGALPFMVNATAGTTVLGAFDPLEEIADICERHNLWMHVDACWGGGALVSKKHRYLLQGIHRANSVAWNPHKMLMAGLQCCAFMVRDKTVR, encoded by the exons ATGATTCCAGCAGAGTTTGAGAAGCAAGTACAGAGAGCCAAAGATGAG ggagCGTTGCCCTTCATGGTGAACGCCACAGCAGGGACCACCGTACTAGGGGCCTTCGACCCGCTGGAGGAGATAGCTGACATCTGTGAACGACACAATCTATGGATGCATGTAGAT GCATGTTGGGGAGGAGGAGCCCTGGTGTCTAAGAAACACAGATACCTGCTACAGGGCATTCACAG AGCCAACTCAGTAGCATGGAATCCTCACAAGATGCTGATGGCTGGTCTACAGTGCTGTGCAT